The Metabacillus sediminilitoris genome window below encodes:
- the dapG gene encoding aspartate kinase: MKIIVQKFGGTSVRDDNGRKLACKHIKDAIEEGYKVVVVVSAMGRKGDPYATDTLLDLIYGDIDTISTREQDMLLSCGEMISSIVFSSMLNDHNIKATALSGAQAGFVTNHEHTNAKILEMKCERLLDTLETYDVVVVAGFQGASTKNGDITTLGRGGSDTSAAALGAALQAEFVDIFTDVEGVMTADPRIVENAKPLSIVTYTEIVNLAYQGAKVIHPRAVEIAMQSEVPIRVRSTYSQSSGTLVTSNQSTKRGSDVHESIITGIAHVSNVTQIKVTAKEGQYNLQPEVFKAMAKEGISVDFFNITPKGVIYTVTDQVTDRAIETLKNLGYDPVINRHCAKVSTVGAGIMGVPGVTAKIVTALSEKGIQILQSADSHTTIWVLVKNEDMVEAVNALHEAFELSK; this comes from the coding sequence ATGAAAATTATTGTTCAAAAATTCGGTGGTACGTCTGTTAGAGATGATAATGGTCGAAAATTGGCCTGTAAACATATTAAAGATGCAATTGAGGAAGGCTATAAAGTCGTTGTCGTTGTTTCTGCCATGGGCAGAAAAGGTGATCCTTATGCAACTGATACATTATTAGATTTAATTTATGGTGATATAGATACGATTTCAACTCGAGAACAGGATATGCTTTTATCTTGTGGTGAAATGATTTCATCAATTGTATTTTCTAGTATGCTAAATGATCATAATATAAAGGCTACTGCGTTAAGCGGGGCCCAGGCTGGTTTCGTAACGAATCATGAACATACGAATGCAAAGATACTTGAAATGAAATGTGAACGATTATTAGATACACTTGAAACTTATGATGTAGTCGTTGTTGCGGGGTTTCAAGGAGCATCTACTAAAAATGGAGATATTACAACACTCGGGAGAGGTGGAAGCGATACGTCTGCTGCAGCTTTAGGTGCAGCTTTACAAGCAGAATTTGTGGATATTTTTACAGATGTTGAAGGTGTTATGACAGCAGATCCACGAATTGTAGAAAACGCAAAACCTCTTTCTATAGTTACCTATACTGAAATTGTTAATCTTGCATATCAAGGTGCGAAGGTCATTCATCCTCGAGCAGTTGAAATAGCCATGCAATCTGAAGTACCAATCCGTGTAAGATCAACATACTCACAGTCCTCGGGAACACTCGTTACATCAAATCAATCTACTAAAAGAGGAAGCGATGTCCATGAAAGCATAATCACTGGAATCGCACATGTCTCTAATGTAACTCAAATTAAAGTAACAGCAAAGGAAGGCCAATATAATTTACAGCCAGAAGTATTTAAAGCAATGGCAAAAGAAGGAATCAGTGTAGATTTTTTTAATATTACTCCTAAAGGTGTCATTTACACTGTAACCGATCAAGTGACAGACCGTGCGATTGAAACTTTGAAAAATCTTGGGTATGATCCGGTTATTAATAGACATTGTGCAAAAGTTTCAACAGTTGGTGCAGGCATTATGGGTGTTCCAGGAGTGACAGCGAAAATAGTGACAGCACTTTCTGAAAAGGGAATCCAAATTCTACAATCGGCAGATAGCCATACAACGATTTGGGTATTGGTGAAAAATGAGGATATGGTCGAAGCGGTTAATGCTCTACATGAAGCTTTTGAATTATCAAAATAA
- the asd gene encoding aspartate-semialdehyde dehydrogenase — protein sequence MEAKGYHVAVVGATGAVGQQMLQTLENRNFPISKLTLLSSERSAGTKVTFKNEEYTVQAATPESFEGVQIALFSAGGNVSKQLAPEAVKRGAIVVDNTSAYRMDENVPLVVPEVNEEALKTHNGIIANPNCSTIQMVVALEPLRQAYGLNKVIVSTYQAVSGAGAVAINELREQSKAILNGDQFTPEILPVKGDEKHYQIAFNAIPQIDKFQDNGFTFEEMKMINETKKIMNTPQLQVAATCVRLPVETGHSESVYIEIDQKDVTADQIKALLKDADGVTLQDDPSNQIYPMPAHCVGKNDVFVGRIRKDLDQENGFHMWIVSDNLLKGAAWNSVQIAESLIKLQLV from the coding sequence ATGGAAGCAAAAGGTTATCATGTAGCAGTAGTCGGAGCAACAGGAGCAGTTGGGCAGCAAATGCTTCAAACTTTAGAAAATCGTAATTTCCCAATTTCAAAACTAACTTTGCTTTCTTCTGAACGTTCAGCAGGTACAAAAGTAACGTTCAAAAACGAAGAATATACAGTTCAAGCTGCAACTCCAGAAAGCTTTGAAGGAGTTCAAATTGCACTATTTAGTGCGGGTGGAAACGTGTCAAAACAGCTAGCACCAGAAGCGGTTAAACGCGGTGCTATTGTAGTAGATAATACAAGTGCTTACCGTATGGATGAAAATGTTCCATTAGTTGTACCTGAAGTAAACGAGGAAGCATTAAAAACTCATAATGGTATCATCGCAAATCCAAACTGCTCTACAATTCAAATGGTTGTTGCACTTGAACCGCTTCGCCAAGCTTACGGGTTAAATAAAGTGATCGTATCAACTTATCAAGCAGTTTCTGGGGCTGGAGCTGTAGCAATTAATGAATTAAGAGAACAATCTAAGGCTATTTTGAATGGGGACCAATTCACACCTGAAATTCTCCCTGTAAAAGGTGACGAAAAACACTATCAAATTGCATTCAACGCTATTCCACAAATTGATAAATTCCAAGATAATGGTTTTACATTTGAGGAAATGAAAATGATCAATGAAACAAAGAAAATTATGAATACGCCTCAATTACAAGTAGCAGCTACATGTGTTCGTTTACCTGTTGAAACAGGCCACTCAGAATCAGTATATATTGAAATTGATCAAAAAGATGTAACTGCAGACCAAATTAAAGCATTGTTAAAGGATGCAGATGGTGTTACACTTCAAGATGATCCATCAAATCAAATTTATCCAATGCCAGCACATTGTGTAGGAAAAAATGATGTGTTCGTAGGAAGAATCCGTAAAGATTTAGACCAAGAAAATGGTTTCCATATGTGGATTGTTTCTGATAACCTATTAAAAGGTGCTGCATGGAATTCAGTACAAATAGCAGAGAGTTTAATAAAATTACAATTAGTTTAA
- the dapA gene encoding 4-hydroxy-tetrahydrodipicolinate synthase produces the protein MIHFGRLSTAMVTPFDKNGNIDFQKTSTLIDYLINHGTDSLVIAGTTGESPTLSTEEKLALIQHTVKEVNGRIPVIAGTGSNNTAASIKLTKQAEELGVDAIMLVVPYYNKPSQEGLFQHFKAIAESTKLPVMLYNIPGRSAVNMTVDTIVRLSDIPNIVAVKEASGNLDAMAEIISRTKNDFVLYSGDDGLTLPVLSIGGVGVVSVASHIIGKEMQAMISAFISGNYISAAEQHRKLLPVMKQLFVVPSPGPVKTALQVKGLDVGSVRLPLVPLTSTERSELMDVINKNS, from the coding sequence ATGATTCATTTTGGTAGACTTTCTACAGCAATGGTCACTCCGTTTGATAAAAACGGAAATATCGATTTTCAAAAAACATCAACATTGATCGACTATTTAATTAACCATGGAACAGATTCTTTGGTTATAGCAGGTACAACAGGGGAATCTCCAACTCTTAGTACGGAAGAGAAACTAGCTTTAATTCAGCATACTGTAAAAGAAGTGAATGGAAGAATTCCAGTTATTGCTGGAACGGGAAGTAATAATACCGCTGCTTCTATTAAGCTAACGAAACAAGCTGAAGAACTTGGTGTCGATGCAATCATGCTAGTTGTACCTTACTATAATAAACCAAGTCAGGAAGGATTATTTCAACATTTTAAAGCGATTGCTGAATCAACTAAACTACCTGTTATGCTTTACAATATTCCGGGTAGAAGCGCGGTTAATATGACTGTAGATACAATTGTTAGACTGTCGGATATTCCAAACATCGTAGCTGTTAAAGAAGCAAGTGGGAATTTAGACGCCATGGCAGAAATTATTTCTAGAACAAAGAATGATTTTGTTCTATATTCTGGTGATGACGGCTTAACATTGCCAGTTTTATCAATCGGTGGTGTTGGTGTTGTATCCGTTGCATCCCATATTATTGGAAAAGAGATGCAAGCTATGATCTCAGCATTTATAAGCGGTAATTACATTTCTGCAGCAGAACAACATCGCAAATTATTACCTGTCATGAAGCAACTATTTGTTGTTCCTAGTCCTGGACCAGTTAAAACTGCTTTGCAAGTAAAAGGACTTGATGTTGGTTCAGTTCGTTTACCATTAGTGCCATTAACTAGTACGGAACGAAGTGAATTAATGGATGTAATAAACAAAAACTCATAA